The Ochotona princeps isolate mOchPri1 chromosome 23, mOchPri1.hap1, whole genome shotgun sequence genome includes a window with the following:
- the TERT gene encoding telomerase reverse transcriptase isoform X2, with protein MPRTPRCRAVRALLRSRYREVLPLATFVRRLRPESRRLVRRGDPAAFRALVTQCLVCVPWDVQLPPAALSFRQVSSLKELVARVVQRLCERRARNVLAFGFALLDGTRGGLPWPFTTCVRSYVPNTVTETLRGSGAWGLLLRRVGDDVLAYLLSRCALYQLVAPSCAYQVCGPPLYELRARPQHQLAPPHTGRNRMGLESTRRVWSGCHSESGAPLCSPAAGLRRRRSSAHENPPLAKRPRCTLPEQVSRAVGGDPHMDDRSSDPGRPRASTKVTYQHKASRPSVQQKPPPKGSGRAQLYVETQRFLYCSGDQEQLRPSFPLSSLPPSLAGARRLVEAIFLGSPSRPGRRTNRLPARYWRMRPLFQKLLANHVRCPYHALLLAYCPLRAPPSQVSNSQTLLPLLRQHSSPWQVLAFLRACLRRLVPTSLWGSRRNERRFLRNTKKLVSLGKRGRLSLQELTWKMRVQDCTWLRRGPGCVCVPAAEHRLREEILGRFLFWLLDTCVAGLLGSFFYVTETTFQRNRLLFYRKSVWCRLQGMGVRQHLERVRLRELSDAEVQRWRQAWPPLPEARLRFIPKPSGLRPIVSVDSMAGARTFRREKAQQWTSHIKTLFSVLNYERARRPGLLGASVLGLDDVHRAWQAFTLRMRAQDPPPRLHFVKDRLVDVMARVLQHSERTYCMRRFATVRRAPLGCIHKSFKTHVSTLEDHQPYMGQFVEHLQKSKSLRDAVVVEQSCSLNETSDDLFAFFLRFVHQSVIHVGGRSYVQCQGIPQGSMLSTLLCSLCYGDMENSLFPSIQQDGVLLRLVDDFLLVTPHLTHAKAFLRTLVQGVPEYGCQINLEKTVVNFPVEETTLGGQVLLQLPAHCLFPWCGLLLDTRTLEVSCDYSSFAGTSARSSLTFNPGPQAGRSLRHKLLAVLRLKCHGLFLDLQVNSLHTVCVNLHKILLLQAYRFHACVLRLPFNQQVRSNPSFFLRVISDTASCCHSILQAKNPGMLLGARGASGLFPLEATLWLCYHTFLQWLGRHQASYKCLLPALRTAQAQLRQKLPEATLSALEAATAPALTTDFKAILD; from the exons ATGCCGCGCACGCCCCGGTGCCGGGCCGTGCGCGCACTCTTGCGTAGCCGCTACCGCGAGGTGCTGCCGCTGGCGACGTTTGTGCGGCGCCTGAGGCCCGAGAGCCGCCGGCTCGTGCGGCGCGGGGACCCAGCCGCCTTCCGCGCCTTGGTGACCCAGTGCCTGGTGTGCGTGCCCTGGGACGTGCAGCTGCCCCCCGCCGCGCTCTCCTTCCGCCAG GTGTCCTCCCTGAAGGAGCTGGTGGCCCGGGTGGTGCAGAGGCTGTGCGAGCGCCGCGCCAGGAACGTGCTGGCCTTCGGCTTCGCGCTGCTGGATGGCACCCGCGGCGGCCTGCCCTGGCCCTTCACCACTTGCGTGCGCAGCTACGTGCCCAACACTGTGACGGAGACGCTGCGCGGCAGCGGTGCGTGGGGACTGCTGCTGCGGCGGGTGGGCGATGATGTGCTCGCGTACCTGCTGTCGCGCTGTGCGCTTTACCAGCTGGTGGCCCCGAGCTGCGCCTACCAGGTGTGCGGGCCGCCCCTCTACGAGCTCCGGGCCAGGCCCCAGCACCAGCTTGCACCACCACACACAGGCAGAAACCGCATGGGCCTCGAATCCACGCGACGTGTCTGGAGTGGCTGCCACAGCGAGTCCGGGGCGCCCCTGTGCTCGCCAGCGGCGGGTTTGAGGCGGCGGCGAAGTAGCGCACACGAAAATCCACCATTGGCCAAGAGGCCAAGGTGCACGCTTCCCGAGCAGGTATCCAGGGCAGTCGGTGGCGATCCCCACATGGACGATAGGAGCTCAGACCCTGGGCGCCCCAGGGCCTCCACCAAAGTGACCTACCAGCACAAGGCCAGTCGCCCATCTGTGCAGCAGAAACCGCCTCCAAAGGGCTCTGGGCGCGCGCAGCTCTACGTGGAGACGCAGCGTTTCCTCTACTGCAGCGGGGACCAGGAGCAGCTGCGTCCCTCTTTCCCGCTCAGCTCGCTGCCGCCCAGCCTAGCGGGGGCCCGGAGGCTGGTAGAGGCCATCTTCCTGGGCTCCCCATCCCGGCCTGGCCGCAGAACTAACCGCCTGCCTGCGCGCTACTGGAGGATGCGGCCCTTGTTCCAGAAGCTGCTGGCAAACCACGTGCGGTGCCCCTACCACGCGCTGCTCCTTGCCTACTGCCCGCTGCGGGCGCCCCCAAGCCAGGTCTCGAACTCCCAAACCCTGCTGCCGCTTCTGCGCCAGCACAGCAGCCCGTGGCAGGTGCTGGCCTTCCTGCGCGCCTGTCTGCGTCGCCTGGTTCCCACGAGCCTCTGGGGCTCCCGGCGGAATGAGCGCCGCTTTCTGAGGAACACAAAGAAGTTGGTCTCGCTGGGGAAGCGCGGCCGGCTCTCACTGCAAGAGCTGACCTGGAAGATGAGGGTGCAGGACTGCACCTGGCTGCGCAGGGGTCCAG GGtgtgtctgtgtcccagccgctgaACACCGGCTGCGGGAGGAGATCCTGGGCCGCttcttgttctggctgctggACACCTGTGTGGCCGGGCTGCTCGGCTCCTTCTTCTATGTCACTGAGACCACATTCCAGCGGAACCGGCTCCTCTTCTACCGCAAGAGCGTGTGGTGCAGGCTGCAAGGCATGGGCGTCAG GCAGCACCTGGAGCGTGTGCGGCTGCGCGAGCTGTCAGATGCTGAGGTTCAGCGCTGGCGCCAGGCCTGGCCACCACTGCCCGAGGCTAGGCTGCGTTTCATCCCCAAGCCCAGTGGGCTGCGACCCATCGTGAGCGTGGACTCCATGGCAGGGGCCAGGACCTTCCGCAGAGAGAAG GCCCAGCAGTGGACCTCACACATCAAGACACTTTTCAGTGTGCTCAACTACGAACGGGCACGACGGCCAGGGCTGCTGGGTgcctctgtgctgggcctggatgACGTCCACCGTGCCTGGCAGGCCTTCACATTGCGCATGCGGGCCCAGGACCCGCCCCCCCGGCTGCACTTTGTCAAG GACAGACTGGTGGATGTGATGGCCCGTGTCCTGCAGCACTCAGAGAGGACCTACTGCATGCGTCGCTTTGCCACTGTGCGCCGAGCACCCCTAGGCTGCATCCACAAATCCTTCAAGACACAC GTGTCCACCCTGGAGGACCACCAGCCATACATGGGGCAATTCGTGGAGCACCTGCAGAAGAGCAAGTCCCTGAGGGATGCTGTTGTTGTTGAGCAG AGCTGCTCCCTGAACGAGACCAGTGACGACCTGTTCGCCTTCTTCCTGCGCTTTGTTCACCAAAGTGTTATCCACGTTGGGGGCCG GTCCTACGTGCAGTGTCAGGGGATCCCACAGGGCTCCATGCTGTCCACACTGCTCTGCAGCCTGTGCTATGGGGACATGGAGAACTCGCTGTTCCCCAGTATCCAGCAGGATGG GGTGCTCCTGCGCTTGGTGGATGACTTCCTATTGGTGACGCCGCACCTGACACACGCAAAAGCCTTTCTCAG GACCCTGGTCCAAGGCGTCCCCGAATACGGCTGCCAAATAAACCTGGAGAAGACAGTGGTGAACTTCCCAGTGGAGGAGACGACACTGGGTGGCCAGGTTCTCCTACAACTGCCTGCCCACTGTCTGTTTCCCTGGTGCGGCTTGCTGTTGGACACCCGGACCCTTGAGGTGTCCTGTGACTACTCCAG CTTCGCAGGAACGTCTGCCAGGTCCAGCCTCACCTTCAACCCTGGCCCCCAGGCTGGGAGGAGCCTGCGGCACAAGCTCCTGGCCGTCCTGCGGCTCAAGTGTCATGGGCTGTTCCTGGATCTGCAG GTGAACAGCCTTCACACCGTCTGCGTGAACTTGCACAAGATCCTCCTGCTGCAGGCCTACAG ATTCCATGCGTGTGTGCTCCGGCTTCCATTCAACCAGCAAGTACGTAGTAACCCATCCTTCTTCCTGAGGGTCATCTCAGACACTGCGTCCTGCTGCCACTCCATCCTGCAAGCCAAGAACCCAG GGATGCTGCTGGGGGCCAGGGGCGCCTCGGGCCTCTTCCCCTTGGAAGCCACCCTCTGGCTGTGCTATCACACCttcctgcagtggctgggccgCCACCAAGCCTCCTACAAGTGCCTGTTGCCAGCACTCAGAACAG cccaggcccagctgcgtCAGAAGCTGCCTGAGGCCACCCTGAGTGCCCTGGAAGCTGCaactgccccagccctgaccacgGACTTCAAGGCCATCCTGGACTGA
- the TERT gene encoding telomerase reverse transcriptase isoform X3: protein MPRTPRCRAVRALLRSRYREVLPLATFVRRLRPESRRLVRRGDPAAFRALVTQCLVCVPWDVQLPPAALSFRQVSSLKELVARVVQRLCERRARNVLAFGFALLDGTRGGLPWPFTTCVRSYVPNTVTETLRGSGAWGLLLRRVGDDVLAYLLSRCALYQLVAPSCAYQVCGPPLYELRARPQHQLAPPHTGRNRMGLESTRRVWSGCHSESGAPLCSPAAGLRRRRSSAHENPPLAKRPRCTLPEQVSRAVGGDPHMDDRSSDPGRPRASTKVTYQHKASRPSVQQKPPPKGSGRAQLYVETQRFLYCSGDQEQLRPSFPLSSLPPSLAGARRLVEAIFLGSPSRPGRRTNRLPARYWRMRPLFQKLLANHVRCPYHALLLAYCPLRAPPSQVSNSQTLLPLLRQHSSPWQVLAFLRACLRRLVPTSLWGSRRNERRFLRNTKKLVSLGKRGRLSLQELTWKMRVQDCTWLRRGPGCVCVPAAEHRLREEILGRFLFWLLDTCVAGLLGSFFYVTETTFQRNRLLFYRKSVWCRLQGMGVRQHLERVRLRELSDAEVQRWRQAWPPLPEARLRFIPKPSGLRPIVSVDSMAGARTFRREKAQQWTSHIKTLFSVLNYERARRPGLLGASVLGLDDVHRAWQAFTLRMRAQDPPPRLHFVKVDVTGAFDTIPQDRLVDVMARVLQHSERTYCMRRFATVRRAPLGCIHKSFKTHVSTLEDHQPYMGQFVEHLQKSKSLRDAVVVEQSCSLNETSDDLFAFFLRFVHQSVIHVGGRSYVQCQGIPQGSMLSTLLCSLCYGDMENSLFPSIQQDGVLLRLVDDFLLVTPHLTHAKAFLRTLVQGVPEYGCQINLEKTVVNFPVEETTLGGQVLLQLPAHCLFPWCGLLLDTRTLEVSCDYSSFAGTSARSSLTFNPGPQAGRSLRHKLLAVLRLKCHGLFLDLQVNSLHTVCVNLHKILLLQAYRFHACVLRLPFNQQVRSNPSFFLRVISDTASCCHSILQAKNPAQAQLRQKLPEATLSALEAATAPALTTDFKAILD, encoded by the exons ATGCCGCGCACGCCCCGGTGCCGGGCCGTGCGCGCACTCTTGCGTAGCCGCTACCGCGAGGTGCTGCCGCTGGCGACGTTTGTGCGGCGCCTGAGGCCCGAGAGCCGCCGGCTCGTGCGGCGCGGGGACCCAGCCGCCTTCCGCGCCTTGGTGACCCAGTGCCTGGTGTGCGTGCCCTGGGACGTGCAGCTGCCCCCCGCCGCGCTCTCCTTCCGCCAG GTGTCCTCCCTGAAGGAGCTGGTGGCCCGGGTGGTGCAGAGGCTGTGCGAGCGCCGCGCCAGGAACGTGCTGGCCTTCGGCTTCGCGCTGCTGGATGGCACCCGCGGCGGCCTGCCCTGGCCCTTCACCACTTGCGTGCGCAGCTACGTGCCCAACACTGTGACGGAGACGCTGCGCGGCAGCGGTGCGTGGGGACTGCTGCTGCGGCGGGTGGGCGATGATGTGCTCGCGTACCTGCTGTCGCGCTGTGCGCTTTACCAGCTGGTGGCCCCGAGCTGCGCCTACCAGGTGTGCGGGCCGCCCCTCTACGAGCTCCGGGCCAGGCCCCAGCACCAGCTTGCACCACCACACACAGGCAGAAACCGCATGGGCCTCGAATCCACGCGACGTGTCTGGAGTGGCTGCCACAGCGAGTCCGGGGCGCCCCTGTGCTCGCCAGCGGCGGGTTTGAGGCGGCGGCGAAGTAGCGCACACGAAAATCCACCATTGGCCAAGAGGCCAAGGTGCACGCTTCCCGAGCAGGTATCCAGGGCAGTCGGTGGCGATCCCCACATGGACGATAGGAGCTCAGACCCTGGGCGCCCCAGGGCCTCCACCAAAGTGACCTACCAGCACAAGGCCAGTCGCCCATCTGTGCAGCAGAAACCGCCTCCAAAGGGCTCTGGGCGCGCGCAGCTCTACGTGGAGACGCAGCGTTTCCTCTACTGCAGCGGGGACCAGGAGCAGCTGCGTCCCTCTTTCCCGCTCAGCTCGCTGCCGCCCAGCCTAGCGGGGGCCCGGAGGCTGGTAGAGGCCATCTTCCTGGGCTCCCCATCCCGGCCTGGCCGCAGAACTAACCGCCTGCCTGCGCGCTACTGGAGGATGCGGCCCTTGTTCCAGAAGCTGCTGGCAAACCACGTGCGGTGCCCCTACCACGCGCTGCTCCTTGCCTACTGCCCGCTGCGGGCGCCCCCAAGCCAGGTCTCGAACTCCCAAACCCTGCTGCCGCTTCTGCGCCAGCACAGCAGCCCGTGGCAGGTGCTGGCCTTCCTGCGCGCCTGTCTGCGTCGCCTGGTTCCCACGAGCCTCTGGGGCTCCCGGCGGAATGAGCGCCGCTTTCTGAGGAACACAAAGAAGTTGGTCTCGCTGGGGAAGCGCGGCCGGCTCTCACTGCAAGAGCTGACCTGGAAGATGAGGGTGCAGGACTGCACCTGGCTGCGCAGGGGTCCAG GGtgtgtctgtgtcccagccgctgaACACCGGCTGCGGGAGGAGATCCTGGGCCGCttcttgttctggctgctggACACCTGTGTGGCCGGGCTGCTCGGCTCCTTCTTCTATGTCACTGAGACCACATTCCAGCGGAACCGGCTCCTCTTCTACCGCAAGAGCGTGTGGTGCAGGCTGCAAGGCATGGGCGTCAG GCAGCACCTGGAGCGTGTGCGGCTGCGCGAGCTGTCAGATGCTGAGGTTCAGCGCTGGCGCCAGGCCTGGCCACCACTGCCCGAGGCTAGGCTGCGTTTCATCCCCAAGCCCAGTGGGCTGCGACCCATCGTGAGCGTGGACTCCATGGCAGGGGCCAGGACCTTCCGCAGAGAGAAG GCCCAGCAGTGGACCTCACACATCAAGACACTTTTCAGTGTGCTCAACTACGAACGGGCACGACGGCCAGGGCTGCTGGGTgcctctgtgctgggcctggatgACGTCCACCGTGCCTGGCAGGCCTTCACATTGCGCATGCGGGCCCAGGACCCGCCCCCCCGGCTGCACTTTGTCAAG GTGGACGTCACAGGGGCGTTCGACACCATCCCACAGGACAGACTGGTGGATGTGATGGCCCGTGTCCTGCAGCACTCAGAGAGGACCTACTGCATGCGTCGCTTTGCCACTGTGCGCCGAGCACCCCTAGGCTGCATCCACAAATCCTTCAAGACACAC GTGTCCACCCTGGAGGACCACCAGCCATACATGGGGCAATTCGTGGAGCACCTGCAGAAGAGCAAGTCCCTGAGGGATGCTGTTGTTGTTGAGCAG AGCTGCTCCCTGAACGAGACCAGTGACGACCTGTTCGCCTTCTTCCTGCGCTTTGTTCACCAAAGTGTTATCCACGTTGGGGGCCG GTCCTACGTGCAGTGTCAGGGGATCCCACAGGGCTCCATGCTGTCCACACTGCTCTGCAGCCTGTGCTATGGGGACATGGAGAACTCGCTGTTCCCCAGTATCCAGCAGGATGG GGTGCTCCTGCGCTTGGTGGATGACTTCCTATTGGTGACGCCGCACCTGACACACGCAAAAGCCTTTCTCAG GACCCTGGTCCAAGGCGTCCCCGAATACGGCTGCCAAATAAACCTGGAGAAGACAGTGGTGAACTTCCCAGTGGAGGAGACGACACTGGGTGGCCAGGTTCTCCTACAACTGCCTGCCCACTGTCTGTTTCCCTGGTGCGGCTTGCTGTTGGACACCCGGACCCTTGAGGTGTCCTGTGACTACTCCAG CTTCGCAGGAACGTCTGCCAGGTCCAGCCTCACCTTCAACCCTGGCCCCCAGGCTGGGAGGAGCCTGCGGCACAAGCTCCTGGCCGTCCTGCGGCTCAAGTGTCATGGGCTGTTCCTGGATCTGCAG GTGAACAGCCTTCACACCGTCTGCGTGAACTTGCACAAGATCCTCCTGCTGCAGGCCTACAG ATTCCATGCGTGTGTGCTCCGGCTTCCATTCAACCAGCAAGTACGTAGTAACCCATCCTTCTTCCTGAGGGTCATCTCAGACACTGCGTCCTGCTGCCACTCCATCCTGCAAGCCAAGAACCCAG cccaggcccagctgcgtCAGAAGCTGCCTGAGGCCACCCTGAGTGCCCTGGAAGCTGCaactgccccagccctgaccacgGACTTCAAGGCCATCCTGGACTGA
- the TERT gene encoding telomerase reverse transcriptase isoform X1, whose product MPRTPRCRAVRALLRSRYREVLPLATFVRRLRPESRRLVRRGDPAAFRALVTQCLVCVPWDVQLPPAALSFRQVSSLKELVARVVQRLCERRARNVLAFGFALLDGTRGGLPWPFTTCVRSYVPNTVTETLRGSGAWGLLLRRVGDDVLAYLLSRCALYQLVAPSCAYQVCGPPLYELRARPQHQLAPPHTGRNRMGLESTRRVWSGCHSESGAPLCSPAAGLRRRRSSAHENPPLAKRPRCTLPEQVSRAVGGDPHMDDRSSDPGRPRASTKVTYQHKASRPSVQQKPPPKGSGRAQLYVETQRFLYCSGDQEQLRPSFPLSSLPPSLAGARRLVEAIFLGSPSRPGRRTNRLPARYWRMRPLFQKLLANHVRCPYHALLLAYCPLRAPPSQVSNSQTLLPLLRQHSSPWQVLAFLRACLRRLVPTSLWGSRRNERRFLRNTKKLVSLGKRGRLSLQELTWKMRVQDCTWLRRGPGCVCVPAAEHRLREEILGRFLFWLLDTCVAGLLGSFFYVTETTFQRNRLLFYRKSVWCRLQGMGVRQHLERVRLRELSDAEVQRWRQAWPPLPEARLRFIPKPSGLRPIVSVDSMAGARTFRREKAQQWTSHIKTLFSVLNYERARRPGLLGASVLGLDDVHRAWQAFTLRMRAQDPPPRLHFVKVDVTGAFDTIPQDRLVDVMARVLQHSERTYCMRRFATVRRAPLGCIHKSFKTHVSTLEDHQPYMGQFVEHLQKSKSLRDAVVVEQSCSLNETSDDLFAFFLRFVHQSVIHVGGRSYVQCQGIPQGSMLSTLLCSLCYGDMENSLFPSIQQDGVLLRLVDDFLLVTPHLTHAKAFLRTLVQGVPEYGCQINLEKTVVNFPVEETTLGGQVLLQLPAHCLFPWCGLLLDTRTLEVSCDYSSFAGTSARSSLTFNPGPQAGRSLRHKLLAVLRLKCHGLFLDLQVNSLHTVCVNLHKILLLQAYRFHACVLRLPFNQQVRSNPSFFLRVISDTASCCHSILQAKNPGMLLGARGASGLFPLEATLWLCYHTFLQWLGRHQASYKCLLPALRTAQAQLRQKLPEATLSALEAATAPALTTDFKAILD is encoded by the exons ATGCCGCGCACGCCCCGGTGCCGGGCCGTGCGCGCACTCTTGCGTAGCCGCTACCGCGAGGTGCTGCCGCTGGCGACGTTTGTGCGGCGCCTGAGGCCCGAGAGCCGCCGGCTCGTGCGGCGCGGGGACCCAGCCGCCTTCCGCGCCTTGGTGACCCAGTGCCTGGTGTGCGTGCCCTGGGACGTGCAGCTGCCCCCCGCCGCGCTCTCCTTCCGCCAG GTGTCCTCCCTGAAGGAGCTGGTGGCCCGGGTGGTGCAGAGGCTGTGCGAGCGCCGCGCCAGGAACGTGCTGGCCTTCGGCTTCGCGCTGCTGGATGGCACCCGCGGCGGCCTGCCCTGGCCCTTCACCACTTGCGTGCGCAGCTACGTGCCCAACACTGTGACGGAGACGCTGCGCGGCAGCGGTGCGTGGGGACTGCTGCTGCGGCGGGTGGGCGATGATGTGCTCGCGTACCTGCTGTCGCGCTGTGCGCTTTACCAGCTGGTGGCCCCGAGCTGCGCCTACCAGGTGTGCGGGCCGCCCCTCTACGAGCTCCGGGCCAGGCCCCAGCACCAGCTTGCACCACCACACACAGGCAGAAACCGCATGGGCCTCGAATCCACGCGACGTGTCTGGAGTGGCTGCCACAGCGAGTCCGGGGCGCCCCTGTGCTCGCCAGCGGCGGGTTTGAGGCGGCGGCGAAGTAGCGCACACGAAAATCCACCATTGGCCAAGAGGCCAAGGTGCACGCTTCCCGAGCAGGTATCCAGGGCAGTCGGTGGCGATCCCCACATGGACGATAGGAGCTCAGACCCTGGGCGCCCCAGGGCCTCCACCAAAGTGACCTACCAGCACAAGGCCAGTCGCCCATCTGTGCAGCAGAAACCGCCTCCAAAGGGCTCTGGGCGCGCGCAGCTCTACGTGGAGACGCAGCGTTTCCTCTACTGCAGCGGGGACCAGGAGCAGCTGCGTCCCTCTTTCCCGCTCAGCTCGCTGCCGCCCAGCCTAGCGGGGGCCCGGAGGCTGGTAGAGGCCATCTTCCTGGGCTCCCCATCCCGGCCTGGCCGCAGAACTAACCGCCTGCCTGCGCGCTACTGGAGGATGCGGCCCTTGTTCCAGAAGCTGCTGGCAAACCACGTGCGGTGCCCCTACCACGCGCTGCTCCTTGCCTACTGCCCGCTGCGGGCGCCCCCAAGCCAGGTCTCGAACTCCCAAACCCTGCTGCCGCTTCTGCGCCAGCACAGCAGCCCGTGGCAGGTGCTGGCCTTCCTGCGCGCCTGTCTGCGTCGCCTGGTTCCCACGAGCCTCTGGGGCTCCCGGCGGAATGAGCGCCGCTTTCTGAGGAACACAAAGAAGTTGGTCTCGCTGGGGAAGCGCGGCCGGCTCTCACTGCAAGAGCTGACCTGGAAGATGAGGGTGCAGGACTGCACCTGGCTGCGCAGGGGTCCAG GGtgtgtctgtgtcccagccgctgaACACCGGCTGCGGGAGGAGATCCTGGGCCGCttcttgttctggctgctggACACCTGTGTGGCCGGGCTGCTCGGCTCCTTCTTCTATGTCACTGAGACCACATTCCAGCGGAACCGGCTCCTCTTCTACCGCAAGAGCGTGTGGTGCAGGCTGCAAGGCATGGGCGTCAG GCAGCACCTGGAGCGTGTGCGGCTGCGCGAGCTGTCAGATGCTGAGGTTCAGCGCTGGCGCCAGGCCTGGCCACCACTGCCCGAGGCTAGGCTGCGTTTCATCCCCAAGCCCAGTGGGCTGCGACCCATCGTGAGCGTGGACTCCATGGCAGGGGCCAGGACCTTCCGCAGAGAGAAG GCCCAGCAGTGGACCTCACACATCAAGACACTTTTCAGTGTGCTCAACTACGAACGGGCACGACGGCCAGGGCTGCTGGGTgcctctgtgctgggcctggatgACGTCCACCGTGCCTGGCAGGCCTTCACATTGCGCATGCGGGCCCAGGACCCGCCCCCCCGGCTGCACTTTGTCAAG GTGGACGTCACAGGGGCGTTCGACACCATCCCACAGGACAGACTGGTGGATGTGATGGCCCGTGTCCTGCAGCACTCAGAGAGGACCTACTGCATGCGTCGCTTTGCCACTGTGCGCCGAGCACCCCTAGGCTGCATCCACAAATCCTTCAAGACACAC GTGTCCACCCTGGAGGACCACCAGCCATACATGGGGCAATTCGTGGAGCACCTGCAGAAGAGCAAGTCCCTGAGGGATGCTGTTGTTGTTGAGCAG AGCTGCTCCCTGAACGAGACCAGTGACGACCTGTTCGCCTTCTTCCTGCGCTTTGTTCACCAAAGTGTTATCCACGTTGGGGGCCG GTCCTACGTGCAGTGTCAGGGGATCCCACAGGGCTCCATGCTGTCCACACTGCTCTGCAGCCTGTGCTATGGGGACATGGAGAACTCGCTGTTCCCCAGTATCCAGCAGGATGG GGTGCTCCTGCGCTTGGTGGATGACTTCCTATTGGTGACGCCGCACCTGACACACGCAAAAGCCTTTCTCAG GACCCTGGTCCAAGGCGTCCCCGAATACGGCTGCCAAATAAACCTGGAGAAGACAGTGGTGAACTTCCCAGTGGAGGAGACGACACTGGGTGGCCAGGTTCTCCTACAACTGCCTGCCCACTGTCTGTTTCCCTGGTGCGGCTTGCTGTTGGACACCCGGACCCTTGAGGTGTCCTGTGACTACTCCAG CTTCGCAGGAACGTCTGCCAGGTCCAGCCTCACCTTCAACCCTGGCCCCCAGGCTGGGAGGAGCCTGCGGCACAAGCTCCTGGCCGTCCTGCGGCTCAAGTGTCATGGGCTGTTCCTGGATCTGCAG GTGAACAGCCTTCACACCGTCTGCGTGAACTTGCACAAGATCCTCCTGCTGCAGGCCTACAG ATTCCATGCGTGTGTGCTCCGGCTTCCATTCAACCAGCAAGTACGTAGTAACCCATCCTTCTTCCTGAGGGTCATCTCAGACACTGCGTCCTGCTGCCACTCCATCCTGCAAGCCAAGAACCCAG GGATGCTGCTGGGGGCCAGGGGCGCCTCGGGCCTCTTCCCCTTGGAAGCCACCCTCTGGCTGTGCTATCACACCttcctgcagtggctgggccgCCACCAAGCCTCCTACAAGTGCCTGTTGCCAGCACTCAGAACAG cccaggcccagctgcgtCAGAAGCTGCCTGAGGCCACCCTGAGTGCCCTGGAAGCTGCaactgccccagccctgaccacgGACTTCAAGGCCATCCTGGACTGA